A genomic region of Drosophila biarmipes strain raj3 unplaced genomic scaffold, RU_DBia_V1.1 ptg000015l, whole genome shotgun sequence contains the following coding sequences:
- the LOC108023981 gene encoding uncharacterized protein LOC108023981 isoform X1, with protein MRFLITIVRMLEQRPGMYLHEIKKSLNIGLATTFEFGFPNLYSMIAAYKDLFTVIKGQTQERANISLTFDCELKVLHVAPSSVRKRSEINHHSMLRSTTITYPKRSFHAYCRDHKSTQPPTKAQEMAKKYTNNFKPVCNLKFQGPQDNIVSDKSIISPPAYCFPPRTNISFLNSYEPALEDGSICYIDCNKENSINSSLQLFSSSLNSSNELNTSLGLEDVNNITAITAIPADTSYKQSCKLWRRRQTSFFQLNSTKLPSLDGSTDGSYNMGSIYEPPKPDTPRTEKIPFWIDPVWNERSEYVKPNIFNIRLPGLKTYNVFPKSLSPYTISKNENLKRQLFNFDNHDRKIA; from the exons ATGAGATTCTTAATAACCATTGTGCGAATGTTAGAACAGCGGCCCGGTATGTACCTGCATGAGATAAAAAAGAGTTTAAACATTGGACTCGCCACCACCTTTGAATTCGGATTTCCCAATCTTTATTCAATGATTGCAGCATACAAAGATTTATTCACAGTTATTAAGGGACAAACCCAAGAAAGGGCAAATATTTCCCTAACATTCGACTGCGAAC tTAAAGTTTTGCATGTTGCCCCCTCATCAGTGCGTAAGCGCTCTGAAATCAACCACCATTCCATGTTGCGCTCAACGACGATAACGTATCCCAAGCGTAGTTTCCATGCTTACTGTCGTGACCATAAAAGCACTCAGCCCCCAACAAAAGCTCAAGAAATGGCCAAAAAGTATACCAATAATTTTAAGCCTGTGTGCAACTTAAAGTTTCAAGGTCCTCAAGATAACATTGTGAGCGACAAGAGCATAATTTCACCGCCAGCATATTGTTTCCCCCCAAGAACCAACATATCATTCCTGAATAGCTATGAACCAGCTCTTGAGGATGGAAGTATATGCTACATTGACTGCAACAAGGAAAACTCGATTAACTCATCGCTGCAATTGTTTAGCAGTTCATTGAACTCGTCGAACGAGCTCAACACCAGTCTAGGCTTAGAAGATGTAAACAACATTACTGCAATAACAGCTATACCAGCGGATACTTCATATAAGCAGTCATGCAAGCTTTGGCGTAGACGTCAAACAAGCTTTTTTCAGCTTAATTCGACTAAGTTGCCTTCTTTGGATGGTAGTACGGACGGTTCCTACAACATGGGTTCCATTTATGAGCCACCGAAACCCGATACGCCACGGACAGAG AAAATACCATTTTGGATAGATCCCGTTTGgaatgaacgatcggaatacgTTAAGCCCAACATATTTAACATTCGACTTCCTGGGCTAAAAACTTATAACGTGTTTCCCAAGTCACTTTCGCCGTATACCATTTCGAAAAACGAGAACTTAAAGCGCCAACTGTTCAATTTTGATAATCACGATCGTAAAATAGCTTAA
- the LOC108023981 gene encoding uncharacterized protein LOC108023981 isoform X2, with protein MRFLITIVRMLEQRPGMYLHEIKKSLNIGLATTFEFGFPNLYSMIAAYKDLFTVIKGQTQERANISLTFDCELRKRSEINHHSMLRSTTITYPKRSFHAYCRDHKSTQPPTKAQEMAKKYTNNFKPVCNLKFQGPQDNIVSDKSIISPPAYCFPPRTNISFLNSYEPALEDGSICYIDCNKENSINSSLQLFSSSLNSSNELNTSLGLEDVNNITAITAIPADTSYKQSCKLWRRRQTSFFQLNSTKLPSLDGSTDGSYNMGSIYEPPKPDTPRTEKIPFWIDPVWNERSEYVKPNIFNIRLPGLKTYNVFPKSLSPYTISKNENLKRQLFNFDNHDRKIA; from the exons ATGAGATTCTTAATAACCATTGTGCGAATGTTAGAACAGCGGCCCGGTATGTACCTGCATGAGATAAAAAAGAGTTTAAACATTGGACTCGCCACCACCTTTGAATTCGGATTTCCCAATCTTTATTCAATGATTGCAGCATACAAAGATTTATTCACAGTTATTAAGGGACAAACCCAAGAAAGGGCAAATATTTCCCTAACATTCGACTGCGAAC TGCGTAAGCGCTCTGAAATCAACCACCATTCCATGTTGCGCTCAACGACGATAACGTATCCCAAGCGTAGTTTCCATGCTTACTGTCGTGACCATAAAAGCACTCAGCCCCCAACAAAAGCTCAAGAAATGGCCAAAAAGTATACCAATAATTTTAAGCCTGTGTGCAACTTAAAGTTTCAAGGTCCTCAAGATAACATTGTGAGCGACAAGAGCATAATTTCACCGCCAGCATATTGTTTCCCCCCAAGAACCAACATATCATTCCTGAATAGCTATGAACCAGCTCTTGAGGATGGAAGTATATGCTACATTGACTGCAACAAGGAAAACTCGATTAACTCATCGCTGCAATTGTTTAGCAGTTCATTGAACTCGTCGAACGAGCTCAACACCAGTCTAGGCTTAGAAGATGTAAACAACATTACTGCAATAACAGCTATACCAGCGGATACTTCATATAAGCAGTCATGCAAGCTTTGGCGTAGACGTCAAACAAGCTTTTTTCAGCTTAATTCGACTAAGTTGCCTTCTTTGGATGGTAGTACGGACGGTTCCTACAACATGGGTTCCATTTATGAGCCACCGAAACCCGATACGCCACGGACAGAG AAAATACCATTTTGGATAGATCCCGTTTGgaatgaacgatcggaatacgTTAAGCCCAACATATTTAACATTCGACTTCCTGGGCTAAAAACTTATAACGTGTTTCCCAAGTCACTTTCGCCGTATACCATTTCGAAAAACGAGAACTTAAAGCGCCAACTGTTCAATTTTGATAATCACGATCGTAAAATAGCTTAA